ATTAAAAGATCGTCTCGTAGCTGTTAACAGAGTAACAAAAGTAACTAAAGGGGGTAGAGCTTTCGGATTTTCTGCTATTGTTGTAGTAGGAAATGAAGAAGGTATTATCGGTTTCGGTTTAGGAAAATCTAAAGAGGTTGCTTCTGCAATTGCTAAAGCAGTTGAAGACGCTAAGAAAAACCTTGTGAAAGTTCCTGTAATGAACCATACTATTCCTCACCAAACTACTGCTAGATACGGTGGTGCAGATATCTTCTTAAGACCTGCTTCTCACGGTACAGGACTTATCGCCGGTGGTGCGGTAAGAGCGGTATTGGAATCAGCTGGTATTCACGATATCCTTTCAAAATCTAAAGGATCTTCTAACCCTCACAACGTGGTGAAAGCTACTTTCAAAGCGTTATTGGATATCAGAAGACCTGAAGAGATCGCTAGAATGAGAGGAGTTTCTCTAAGTAAAGTGTTTAACGGTTAATAATAAAAACAATGGCAACAATTAAAGTAAAGCAAGTAAGAAGCGCTATTGGTAGAACAAAAACCCAAAAGAGAACGCTTGAAGCATTAGGATTAAAAAAACTTCACCAAGTTGTAGAGCACGAAGCTACTCCTTCTATCTTAGGAATGATAGCTGCTGTAGGTCACTTACTAGAAGTTCAAAAATAATTTTATAAAAGAGAAATTAAAATGAATTTAAATAACATACAACCTGCTGCAGGATCTACTTTCAACTCAAAAAGAATTGGTAGAGGTCAAGGTACAGGAAAAGGAGGTACTTCAACAAAAGGACACAAAGGTCAGAAAGCTAGAGCTGGTTATTCTCAGAAGATCGGTTTCGAAGGTGGACAGATGCCTTTACAAAGAAGATTACCTAAATTCGGATTCAAAAACGTAAACAGAAAAGAGTTTAGAGGTGTTAACCTTGATACTATCCAAACTTTAATCGAGAACAAATCCATCACTGGAGAGATCACGAAAGAAGTTTTAGTAGCAAACGGGATCGTTTCTAAAAACGAATTAGTGAAAATTATGGGTAGAGGAGAATTGAAATCTGCGATTTCAATCTCTGCTGATAAATTCACGAAATCTGCTGAAGAGCTTATTGCTAAGGCAGGTGGAAAAGCAATTACCTTATAATACTTACTAATGAAAGAATTTATACAAACACTTAAAAATATTTGGAGTCTTAAAGAATTGAGAGATAAAATTCTCTTCACTTTAGGTATTATCCTTGTGTATAGATTCGCATCTTATATCTCACTTCCAGCAATTAACCTTGCAGAAGTGGGAGATCTCTTAGAGCATTATAAAAATCAAGGCGGTAACAAGCAAGGAGCAGGTCTCCTTGGCTTGCTTTCGTCGTTTACGGGGGGAGCTTTCAGCCACGCTTCCGTAATGGCGTTAGGGATCATGCCTTATATTTCTGCTTCTATTATTGTTCAGTTGATGGGGATGGCTATTCCTTATCTTCAGAAGCTTCAGAAAGATGGAGAGTCAGGTAGAAATACATTGAACCAAATTACAAGATGGTTAACGATTGGAGTTTGTCTGGTACAGGCACCTTCTTACTTAACTTCTATTACTCAATTATTCTTACCATATGCTCAGTTCCAGTCTGCATACTATGTAGAGCCAAATTCAATCATGTTCTGGTTACCAAGTATCGTTATTTTGGTTGCCGGTTCAGTATTTGCAATGTGGCTAGGTGAAAAGATTACCGATAAAGGTATCGGAAATGGTATTTCTATCCTTATTATGGTGGGAATCCTTTCAAGATTACCTGAGGCATTCGTACAGGAGATGGCCGTGCAGAACGGTAAAGGAGGAATGGGATCTATCATGATCCTTATTGAAGTATTATTCTGGATGGTGGTAGTTCTTCTCGCAGTAATCTTATCAGTAGCTGTTAGAAAAATTCCAATTCAGTATGTAAGCAGAGCTCAAGCAAGAGGAGGTGTAAACAAAAATCTTATGCAGGGCGCGAGACAATGGATTCCATTGAAAGTAAATGCTGCTGGTGTAATGCCGATTATCTTTGCTCAGGCATTGATGTTCGTACCAGGATTATTAACAAAATTCGATGAGTCTAACACTTTTCTTGCAGGTTTCAAGAATGTTTTTAGCTGGCAGTACAATGTATTGTTTGCGCTATTAATTATTATCTTCTCATTTTTCTATACTGCAATTACAATTCCGGTAAACCAGATGGCTGATGATTTGAAGAGAAATGGAGGTTTAGTACCGAAAGTAAGACCCGGTAAAGAGACAGCAGATTACTTAGATGATATTTTATCAAAAATTACCTTGCCAGGTGCAATTTTTTTATCTATCTTTGCAGTCCTTCCGGCAATTGTGCATGGAAGCTTTGTTCAGACAGATGCGTTTGCCCTATTTTTCGGGGGAACGTCCCTATTAATTATGGTAGGTGTAATTTTAGATACAGTTCAACAGATTAATACTTATCTGCTGAATCATCATTATGATGGTTTAATGCAGTCTAAACTGTCTAGAACGACTGGATATTAATTTATGGCAAAACAAAAACATATTGAACAAGACGGCGTTATAACGGAAGCACTTTCGAACGCTCAGTTCCGTGTAGAACTTGAAAATGGGCATATTCTTATTGCTCATATTTCTGGTAAAATGCGAATGCACTATATTAAACTTTTACCTGGTGATAAGGTAAAACTAGAAATGTCTCCCTATGATTTAACGAAAGGGAGGATCACATTTAGATATTAAAAACATTTAGCCAAATGGAATTCTCATTCCATTTGGCATTTGTAAAAAATAAATACTATCAAAATGAAAGTAAGAGCATCAATTAAAAAAAGAAGCGCTGATTGCAAAATCGTACGCAGAAAAGGTGTACTGTTCGTAATCAACAAGAAGAACCCAAAATTTAAACAAAGACAAGGTTAATTAAATTATGGCGAGAATTGCAGGTATTGATTTACCAAAAAACAAAAGAGGAGTTATCGGTTTAACTTACATCTACGGAGTTGGAAGAAGTACTTCTTCTGAAATCCTTAAAGCTGCCGGTATCAGCGAAGACAAAAAAGTCAACGAATGGAATGACGATGAATTGGCTGCAATCAGAACTTATATCCTAGAAAACGTAAAAGTTGAAGGAGAATTAAGATCTGAAGTGCAATTGAACATCAAGAGATTGATGGACATAGGATGCCAACGAGGAATACGTCACAGACTTGGATTACCTTTAAGAGGCCAGAGAACGAAAAACAACTCTAGAACCCGAAAAGGAAAGAGAAAAACTGTTGCTAACAAGAAAAAAGCTAGTAAATAATCGTTAGGAATTATGGCAAAACAAACTAAAGTAGTTAAGAAAAGAAAAGTAAAAGTTGAAGCTATTGGTGAAGCACATATTCAGGCTTCTTTCAATAACATCATCATTTCTTTAACAAATAAAAACGGAGAGGTTATCTCTTGGGCTTCTGCCGGTAAAATGGGTTTCAGAGGTTCTAAAAAGAATACTCCATTTGCTGCTCAGATGGCAGCTGAAAATTGCTCTGCTGTAGCTCACGAAGCTGGTTTAAGAAGAGTAAAGGTGTTTGTGAAAGGTCCAGGTGCAGGTAGAGAATCTGCAATCAGATCTATCCACAATTCAGGAATTGAAGTTTCAGAAATCGTTGACGTGACTCCTATGCCACACAACGGATGTAGACCACCAAAAAGAAGAAGAGTTTAATTTTTAGAATTTACCCATTATGGCAAGATATATTGGACCTAAAACTAAGATTGCTAGAAAGTTTGGTGCTGCAATCTACGGAGATGATAAAAACTTCGAAAAGAGAAAAAACCAACCGCCAGGACAACACGGTCCTAACAAAAGAAGAGGTGCTAAAAAATCAGAATACGCAGTTCAGTTGGCTGAAAAACAAAAAGCTAAATATACTTACGGTATCTTAGAAAGACAGTTTGCTAACTTATTTGAAAAAGCACACAGAAGCAAAGGAGTAACAGGTGAAGTGCTATTACAACTTTGTGAATCAAGATTGGATAACGTTGTATACAGATTAGGGTTTGCTAAAACTAGATCTGGTGCAAGACAATTAGTTTCTCACAGACACATCACTGTGAACGGAGAAATTCTTAATATCCCTTCTTACTTGGTAAAAGCTGGTGATGTAATCACTGTAAGAGAAAAGTCTAAGTCTCTTGAAGTTGTTACCAATGCATTGGCTTCTAAGTCAAACTATGAGTGGTTACAATTCAACGATGAGAAGAAAGAAGGTACCTTCATTTCTGCTCCAGAAAGAATCCAAATTCCGGAGGACATTAAGGAGAACCTTATCGTCGAACTTTACTCTAAATAATTTTTTAATCAAATTTTTGCTCAACCCAATAATATGGCAATTTTACAATTCATAAAACCCGATAAAGTAATTTTACTTAACTCTGATGAATTTAAAGGTCAATTTGAATTCAGACCTTTAGAACCAGGTTTCGGGCTTACAATCGGTAATGCTTTGAGAAGAGTGTTGCTTTCTTCTCTGGAAGGATACGCTATTTCATCTATCAAAATAGAAGGTGTAGAGCACGAATTTTCAACTATTCCAGGAGTAATCGAAGACGTTACCGAAATTATTCTTAACCTTAAGCAGGTAAGATTAAAAGCTTCAGCAGAAGGCCAGGCTAACGAGCAGGTTGTTGCTAAAGTTTCAGGTCAAACGATCATTACTGCTGGTGATTTAGGAAAATCGATCAACGGATTCGAGGTATTAAACCCGGATTTAATGATTTGTAACCTAAATACTGATGTAACTTTCGAAATTACTTTCAATATTGAAAAAGGTAGAGGATATGTTCCTTCAGAACAAAATAAGTCAAACAATGCTCCTGTAGGAACAATTGCCATTGACTCTATTTTCACGCCGATCAAGAAAGTACAATACAGCATTGAAAATTATCGTGTAGAGCAAAAAACAGACTACGAAAAACTTGTATTAGATATAGAAACTGACGGGTCTATCAGCCCTCAGAATGCTTTAACTGAAGCTTCTAAGATATTAATTTATCACTTCATGTTATTCTCTGATGAGAGAATCACGCTTGAAACAGAAGCTGTAAAAGCATCTATCCAGTACGATGAAGAAACTCTTCACACAAGACAACTTCTTAAGTCTAAATTAGCAGATATGGATCTTTCCGTAAGAGCCCTTAACTGTCTAAAAGCAGCTGAAGTAGAAACTCTTGG
This sequence is a window from Chryseobacterium culicis. Protein-coding genes within it:
- the rpsD gene encoding 30S ribosomal protein S4; this translates as MARYIGPKTKIARKFGAAIYGDDKNFEKRKNQPPGQHGPNKRRGAKKSEYAVQLAEKQKAKYTYGILERQFANLFEKAHRSKGVTGEVLLQLCESRLDNVVYRLGFAKTRSGARQLVSHRHITVNGEILNIPSYLVKAGDVITVREKSKSLEVVTNALASKSNYEWLQFNDEKKEGTFISAPERIQIPEDIKENLIVELYSK
- the secY gene encoding preprotein translocase subunit SecY — encoded protein: MKEFIQTLKNIWSLKELRDKILFTLGIILVYRFASYISLPAINLAEVGDLLEHYKNQGGNKQGAGLLGLLSSFTGGAFSHASVMALGIMPYISASIIVQLMGMAIPYLQKLQKDGESGRNTLNQITRWLTIGVCLVQAPSYLTSITQLFLPYAQFQSAYYVEPNSIMFWLPSIVILVAGSVFAMWLGEKITDKGIGNGISILIMVGILSRLPEAFVQEMAVQNGKGGMGSIMILIEVLFWMVVVLLAVILSVAVRKIPIQYVSRAQARGGVNKNLMQGARQWIPLKVNAAGVMPIIFAQALMFVPGLLTKFDESNTFLAGFKNVFSWQYNVLFALLIIIFSFFYTAITIPVNQMADDLKRNGGLVPKVRPGKETADYLDDILSKITLPGAIFLSIFAVLPAIVHGSFVQTDAFALFFGGTSLLIMVGVILDTVQQINTYLLNHHYDGLMQSKLSRTTGY
- the rpsK gene encoding 30S ribosomal protein S11 produces the protein MAKQTKVVKKRKVKVEAIGEAHIQASFNNIIISLTNKNGEVISWASAGKMGFRGSKKNTPFAAQMAAENCSAVAHEAGLRRVKVFVKGPGAGRESAIRSIHNSGIEVSEIVDVTPMPHNGCRPPKRRRV
- the infA gene encoding translation initiation factor IF-1 → MAKQKHIEQDGVITEALSNAQFRVELENGHILIAHISGKMRMHYIKLLPGDKVKLEMSPYDLTKGRITFRY
- the rplO gene encoding 50S ribosomal protein L15; amino-acid sequence: MNLNNIQPAAGSTFNSKRIGRGQGTGKGGTSTKGHKGQKARAGYSQKIGFEGGQMPLQRRLPKFGFKNVNRKEFRGVNLDTIQTLIENKSITGEITKEVLVANGIVSKNELVKIMGRGELKSAISISADKFTKSAEELIAKAGGKAITL
- the rpmJ gene encoding 50S ribosomal protein L36; the encoded protein is MKVRASIKKRSADCKIVRRKGVLFVINKKNPKFKQRQG
- the rpmD gene encoding 50S ribosomal protein L30, whose amino-acid sequence is MATIKVKQVRSAIGRTKTQKRTLEALGLKKLHQVVEHEATPSILGMIAAVGHLLEVQK
- the rpsE gene encoding 30S ribosomal protein S5, whose product is MLGLDNIERVKPGGLELKDRLVAVNRVTKVTKGGRAFGFSAIVVVGNEEGIIGFGLGKSKEVASAIAKAVEDAKKNLVKVPVMNHTIPHQTTARYGGADIFLRPASHGTGLIAGGAVRAVLESAGIHDILSKSKGSSNPHNVVKATFKALLDIRRPEEIARMRGVSLSKVFNG
- a CDS encoding DNA-directed RNA polymerase subunit alpha, which produces MAILQFIKPDKVILLNSDEFKGQFEFRPLEPGFGLTIGNALRRVLLSSLEGYAISSIKIEGVEHEFSTIPGVIEDVTEIILNLKQVRLKASAEGQANEQVVAKVSGQTIITAGDLGKSINGFEVLNPDLMICNLNTDVTFEITFNIEKGRGYVPSEQNKSNNAPVGTIAIDSIFTPIKKVQYSIENYRVEQKTDYEKLVLDIETDGSISPQNALTEASKILIYHFMLFSDERITLETEAVKASIQYDEETLHTRQLLKSKLADMDLSVRALNCLKAAEVETLGELVSYSKSDLMKFRNFGKKSLTELEELVHSKGLNFGFDVAKYKLDADK
- the rpsM gene encoding 30S ribosomal protein S13, which codes for MARIAGIDLPKNKRGVIGLTYIYGVGRSTSSEILKAAGISEDKKVNEWNDDELAAIRTYILENVKVEGELRSEVQLNIKRLMDIGCQRGIRHRLGLPLRGQRTKNNSRTRKGKRKTVANKKKASK